The following is a genomic window from Bacteroidia bacterium.
GTGCCCGTCGCATCGGATACATCGGTGTCCAGATAGAGTTTGAGCGGATTGTCCTGCTGAAGCAGAAATGCATCCTCTGTACTAAAGCTGATGTACACCCATTCGGCGTCGCTGTCCGCCCGCAGTGTTCGAAAATCAATGCCGGATACGCCACGGTCTCCGGGAGCATCATTCGACAGCACGGGTCGGGCGTCCCAGTCCTCGAAATACCCGTCGATGGCATTGGGCGGAGGGGTGCGCTGCGCGAAAGACAGAGCGGAAAGAATGAAAAAGAATACGACTGCGGAAGAAACGACGTTGCGCATGGACTCTATTCCTGATCAAAACATGACGAGTTTACCATTCCCGAGGTGCGCAGTGCCCCGGTCTTCGCCCGGGTGCGTCTGAGCCAGACCACAAGAATCAATGCCTGTAAGGTAGGAAAAAATGTCCGCGCGAGAAATGACAGCAGTATGAAACGACATGACGGCTGACGCTTCCTCACTCCTCACAAATACCAGGGGCCCAGTTTCCCGGACCCCATGAATCTGCGGAGACAGAAGCGGAAGTCCTTCGGTGCTGTCACTTTGCAATGGCGTAGCCGACGATTATGCCAATTCTGTTTCCGTCAGGGTTCGTCACCCATACCAGGTTGATGGGTATGCTGACGCCGCTGTAATCGAAACTTTTCCCGACAGAGGCCATCAGCGCCGTGTGCGCACCGTCACCGGCCAGAAGCAGGTTTGGACCGAGACCGAATTCGATGCCCGAGGGCATGCGGATGCCGAGACCCAGCGTTGTGCTGAGCAGAACTTTTCCGTACTCCACACCGCCGACGAGGGGGATGAACTCCACGACGAACTGCGGTCCGCCGCCGTCCGGAATGACCTGCCATTCGAAATGCCAGCCAAATTGCGAAATGATACCGCCGATTTCCCGCTTGTCCAGCTCGTCCCGCAGCTTACCGCCGCCGGGGATAAAGGTGAGCCCGAGACGTGGTCCACCGAGATTGCGTTCGGCGAAGGTGACCGGCCCTTCCACCGGCACAGGCTGCGCTGTTGTCGCTTCCGTGCAGAACAGGAAGAAGATTGTGAGCGCAAGAGAGATGATGAGCGTTTTCATGATATCCTCCGATTGAGGGTTGTGTCCGATTTCCACCGGTAAAGTGTGGAAACGAACGACGGGACTTGTCGCGGAATTGTCATGAGACGGTAAAGGGTTGTCGCATCCCGGCGGCAGGCCAGGCTACCGCAACCTGGCTACCTCAACCAAAAACGCATGCTGTGTTACTCCTCGGAAAGTGCGATATTTCCAGGATGAAACTCTTCTGTCTACTGCTCCTTGCTCTGATCTGCATTGCTGTTGTCCCGCTCCGGGCGCAGCCCAAAGCCCCGCCGTTTGTCTTCCGCTCGCTGGACGACACCACGCGCTTCATTTCCAGCGAATCCCTTGAGGGGAAAGTGTATCTCGTGGATTTCTGGGCTACCTGGTGTCCGCCCTGCGTGGAGGCCCTGCCCGAACTGGAGCACATTCACAAGGAATTCTCGCCACGAGGATTCACCATTGTCAGTCTGTCCTTCGATGCCAGTGACGAGCGCGTGCGCAGCTTCCGGCAGAAGCGTTTTACCATGCCCTGGCTCCATGGGCGACTCAACGGCGGCTTCAACGACATCATCGCACTTGCCTTCGCACTCGAGAACATTCCGCATTACATACTCGTGAACCGCGACGGAGGCATTATCGCGGAGGGAAATGACATTCACGGCGAACGTCTGCGCGACCTGCTGCGTGAGCATGTGCGGTGACTCCGCATATTCATAATGTTGTTAATAACGGAGCAAGACACCCCACTACTGATGCGCCTGGCACTCCGTTCTGCTGATGTGAGTAACAGGCGAGTACTCCGGGAATACAGACAGCATCCCTGTCGCACCTCCAACACATGCGTGCCGGCACCTTCCGACGCACTGGATGCTCCCGCACGGGCCGCCACTTACCGGCACGGCAATATCAGACACTTCTTATCCGATTTCATTGCCTGAATCAGCACGAGTGCATACTTTATATACAGTTGTTCTGATTTCGCCGCACCGAAGTGATCTCGTCTGAGGAGGGTTCATCATGCATCTACTCCGTTGTGTAACCATCGTACTCATCTTCGGTAGCTTCGCGGCGGCACCCCTGTCCGCGCAGAAGAAAATCACCGTCGGCGGAAGCATACTCGCATCTGATGGCGCGCCGCCGCTCAAAGCACATGCGCATTTGACCCGTCTGCCCTGGGAGCACAACGAAGAGCACAACTACACCATCGAAGCGGCCAGAGATGGCAAGTGGATAACGCGCGTGCCCCCGGGTTTGTATCGCCTGCGCTTCACGGGCGTGAATCATCGCATGACAGAGCCCGTGTATGCGTACATCGGACACGAGTCCGACAACACGTTTACCACCAGGTTGGGCGTAAATCCGTATTTCGAGCAGCACGAGATCGACACAGTATTCATCGTGTACGACGATCCCGGATGGCCCGGCCGCCGCTACAACGCCATGACGCCGCTCGGCAACGGACGATTCACCGCAAAGCTTCCCTGTCCCTCCGACAGAAGCACTGTCTGTTATCACATTTCCGGCATTATGCCTCGACGATACATCAACGGGACGCAAAGCACGTTGTATGCGTATGACGGCGACGGTGATTATCAGAGCTGCGTGGATTGTGCGGAAAATGCGAGCGAAATGGAAATCATCCTCGACCTCGCTTTGTTGCCTGATCACAACAAGCCCGAAGCATCGCAAGAGCTGGTGCAGGGCACGCCATTGCAACATTCCGTGGCAAAGGGTGCGGCAAAGCTGCTAGCTAAGATTGAGTTTAACAAACAAATGCAGCAGAAACATTTCGACGATTACAATGCGCTCACCGATACTATCGCCTCCGGAAAGGACGGGAAACCCTGGCGTCAGCCGCGGGATGGTACCTCACATGCATGGACGAAATGGTATGTCGACATGGCTGGAGTCCATCATTACTCCGACACCACTGCCGAAATGGAATTGAGCAAGAGCGTTCGCGCCGAGTACCGTAGTGCTTTCGAGGCGCAGCGGTCAGCATTCGAGAAGGCTCTGATATCCGGCACGGCCGAAGACAAGCTATTTGCCGCCGCTGCGCTGGCCGAGGCACTGTTGATGGTCGAACGCGATTCCGCATTTGACTACTCCGCGTTGCTGAGCCGCGTTTTCGAACTTGTACCGCCGGAATCCCCGGTCTGGAGCCTTTCGCAAGGATACACTCTGGCCGCAAAGCTACCTGATCCCGCACGCAGGGCCTATCTGCAAGGATTGATCTGGCGGCAGCGTTCCAACAGCGTGCGACTTGGTGCGTATCGGGAATACTTCCTGCTCCTCCGCCGCTCAGGCAGCGAGGCCGACTCCCTAAAGATCTTGACACTGCTTGACAGCGCGATGTCCGTGTGTAGTGATGGTAGTTGTGAATCCGAATCCGTTATCCAGGCCGCACTGGGATATAAAGGGATGAAGGCATGGCGCATGAAGCGGCTCATGGAAGGCAATGAGCAGGCACAACGACACTACGAAAATCTGCTTCCCGATGAACTCGCTGGCAGGAGCATGCCGCCGTTCAGCTTGATCACATTGGACTCCGTTCGCACGATGCTCAGCAGCGAAGAACTGCGGGGAACGCCTTATCTCCTCGTGATTTTCAAAGCCAGCATGATTGGTACTTCTTACGGAGTCGAAGCCGCCCTCGAAGCCTCACGAGTATATAAAAAGCAGGGCCTGCGAAGCTTGTTGTGCTACGAGATTCCTGACAATCCTTCCATTGACCGTTTCACCAGGCACCTGGAGCATCCCATGTACATCATGGGAGAAGGCCTGGACGCGCTGCATACTCTGAACGGGCAGTACGCATATTTCGCTGATTTCAGAATGCTCGTTGATAGCGACGGCATTGTCCGCGCTTCGAATCGACGTTTGTCGGATGATATCCTCTTCTACACGCTGCGCGATTTCTTCGGGGAGAAATAACAGGGCTGCGGATCGCGGAATTCAGAGCAAAGCTCAATCACTAATCGTGGTTGGTCTGGCGCGGTTTGCGCTTGCGGGGCTCCGCAACAACGCGTGAAGCGTGCTTCCTGTCGCGAGGAATAAATCGAATTTCCAGTTAACAGTCCACGGCATCCGCGTATTTCATGAGTGTTGCGACGGAGGGCGTCTGCTCACGCACGGACTCGATTCGTGAAACCGCGCTTTTCGTCGTGCCGATTGCGTCGGCCACGTCTTGCTGCGTCATCCCTGCGCGAAGCCTGGCACGCAGTATCTCCTTGACGATGGCGTATTCCACTGTCAGGTGCTCATACGCTTCCGGAAAGCCTTGCGCGCCATCGCTTTCGAGAGCATATCCTCGTGCTCATGCGGTGTCGGACTGTAGATAAGATCAGGCATTGTTCACTTCCTTTATTCTTGATCGGGCGAGCTCAAGGTCGCGTTACATTGTTTTCTCACTTTTCTTCATAACTGCATGCACAAGCACGATGCGCTGTCCGGAGATGTAGCAGTAGAATGCGCGTCCATCTCCCTCGGCTCCGCGTGGTCGCAGCTCGAATAGGCCGTCGCCCAAGGCGCGGGTATGCTGCATTCGTAGTTCGCGACCAAATTCCGCGAGCAATTCGATCATTCGCAAATAGTCCGCCAAGATACCGACCGGCCAGCTTTCGATCACCTTCTTGACACGTGCATGATAGTATTCGATGCGATATGGCATGTCGGCATGTTAGCATTTTTGCGAACACCAGTCAGGCGACGAAGTGTCGCCCTGCGGGCTAAGAGGGCGGGTGGGTTGCGCGTGCCCCCCGACTGCCGTTGGGGGTTAGAAGACGTGCCGCCCTTCGGGCTGATGGCGGATGTGCTATGCGCGTGGCCCACCAGCTGAAGCTGGGGGTTAGAAGAAGTGCCGCCCTTCGGGCTGATGGCGGATGTGCTATGCGCGTGGCCCACCAGCTGAAGCTGGGGGTTAGAAGAAGTGCCGCCCTTCGGGCTGATGGCGGATGTGCTATGCGCGTGGCCCACCAGCTGAAGCTGGGGGTTAGAAGACGTGCCGCCCTTCGGGCTGATGGCGGATGTGCTGTGCTCGTGGCCCACCAGCTGAAGCTGGGGGTTAGAAGACGTGCCGCCCTTCGGGCTGATGGCGAATGTGCTATGCTCGTGACCCACCAGCTTAAGCTGGGGGTTAGAAGACGTGCCGCCCTTCGGGCTGATGGCGGATGTGCTATGCGCGTGACCCACCAGCTGAAGCTGGGGGTTAGAAGACGTGCCGCCCTTCGGACTAAGAGGGCGAGTGGGTTGCGAGCGGCCCCCAACTGACGTTGGGGGTTAGAAGACGTGCCGCCCTTCGGGCTGATGGCGAATGTGCTATGCTCGTGACCCACCAGCTGAAGCTGGGGGTTAGAAAACGTGCCGCCCTTCGGGCTGATGGCGGATGTGCTATGCTCGTGGCCCACCAGCTGAAGCTGGGGGTTAGAAGACGTGCCGCCCTTCGGGCTGATGGCGAATGTGCTATGCTCGTGCCCCACCAGCTGAAGCTGGGGGTTAGAAGAAGTGCCGCCCTTCGGGCTGATGGCGGATGTGCTATGCGCGTGGCCCACCAGCTGAAGCTGGGGGTTAGAAGAAGTGCCGCCCTTCGGGCTAAGAGGATGTGCTATGCTCGTGGCCCACCAGCTGAAGCTGGGGGTTGGAAGAAGTGCCGCCCTTCGGGCTGATGGCGGATGTGCTATGCGCGTGACCCACCAGCTGAAGCTGGGGGTTAGAGGGAGTGAGGTCAGCCTCAGGCTGAGCTGGGATCGATTCGCTTTGCTCTTCACTCTTTACTCTATACTCTTAACTTCTTTATGCGATTCGACTATCATGTTTATGAACGCAGTCCCGTATATTGCTGTTATCCCTTACATGCAGAAACAAACGGAAAGTGATATGGACAGACAGGATTTTGAAGTAACCGCCCGCGAGGCGTTTGAATATATCGAACACGTCATCGAGCGACTCGCTCTGGACGGCGTAGAGGCGTATCCGCTGGAGAAGGGGTTGAAACTCATGTTGGAGAATGGTTTAAGCTGTGAATTTCTCCGTAACGACGAGGCGATGCATATCGACGCGCGTTTTCCGCAGGGCGTGGAGACCTTGTACTGGGATGCCGTGGAGGAGCAGTGGTACACGCACACGGATGAAAAACCGCTGCCCGCAGTACTTGGCGACGTTCTTACGAGCTGCCTCTCGCGCCCCGTGGATCTTACGGATGTAGATTGATGAGCAGCGACGCATACCCCGGTTCCATGTTCTCGCTGACCGATCACGAGCTCTATGTGGTGACTGCGCGGCACGAAGGACGCGACAACGGGCAGATCGCCACGTGGATCATGCCGGCTACGCTGGTGCCGGATCACCCCCGAATCGTCGCGGTGCTGTCGCCGCAGAACTTCACGCATACGCTCATTGCTCCGACGCAGCGCTTCGCCATCTCCATGCTCTGCGAAGAGCAGTACGATCTCGTCCCGCGCTTCGGATTGCGGAGCGGTCGCGACGGCGATAAATTCGACGGTGTGGATATTGGCCGGACCGCTTCCGGACTCGCGGTTCTTACCGGCGGCTGCGGCTGGGCAGATTGCCGTATTGTGCAATCGATGGATGCCGGGGACCGCATGCTGTACCTTGCGGACATCGTCGAGCAGCAGGTGTATGCAAACCGGCGTCCCTTGCGCAAGCAGGCCGCGTTCTCGCTACAGACGACAGAGGTGCGCGCGCAGCTCGAGGAAAAGCACCGCAGGGACGGCGAGCGGGACAGAGCGTTACTTCGCCAATTTCGATAGACACATGCGTCAGAAAACGACATATCGCTGGAAAGGCCTGCTCGTCGCAGCGACAGTGATGTCCGCCTGGGCAACCGCGCTCACCGGCAGTCTTGCAACCGGTGTTGAATACATGCATACGGCTGTCATACCATTGCTCGTGCTGCTTATCACCTTTCTCTACACCGGGTTGTTCATCACCGCGCACGACGCCATGCACGGCACGGTGGCACCGACGCTGCCGAAGCTCAACAACGCGATCGGACGCACGTGTACGCTGCTGTACGCGTTGTTTTCCTTCGATCTGCTGCTGAGCAAGCATCGCGAGCATCACAGGCATCCCGCGAGCGGCGGCGATCCGGATTTCCACGACGGGCGGCATGCGGGGCTGTTTCGCTGGTATCTGCATTTCTTCTTCACGTATGTCACCTGGAAACAGCTCCTGGGCATGGCGATTATTTTCAACCTGCTGAAATACGCCGCCGAGATATCGGACATCACGATCCTGTTGTTCTGGGTGCTTCCCTCCCTGCTGAGCACCTTCCAGCTCTTTTTCTTCGGCACCTACCTTCCCCACCGCGAGCCGGCCGCCGGCTACACCGAGCCGCACCGTGCAGTGTCCAGCGGCTATGGGGTCCTGCTTTCCTTCCTCACCTGTTATCATTTCGGCTATCATTTGGAGCATCACGCCATGCCCGGCGTCCCCTGGTGGCGGCTGCCGGGAAGCGTGGAGCAGAGAGCGTAGAGCAGAGAGCCGAGGGCGTAGACGGGGAGATAAAGACCCGTTGTTGCGGCATACCGTGGCATGCTCCGATTTCCTTTGTGGTGCGTTGCAGCCCGGCGCAATCTCAAGCCCACTCCCCACATTGACATTTGCGGTTTTTCCGGCTACTTTGCTCTGCATAATGTGTATCACGCAGCATTCTTTCATCGGAGATATCTGAAGTGACTCATTGCCGAATCGCCTCTGTATACTGAGCAGACGCCCGCCATGCCTCGCATTCTCATACCCGCGTTTAACAAACGAAAGCAGACGCCCTGTGTCGCCGATTCTCAACAGTGTGTTTTCGCTGATGTTCAGCGGCACCGGGCCGTCTCCGTTGATCGCTTGACGCCGCTCCTGCCGTGTTTGCTCGTTGCGTTGCTTCTCGCAATGCTTCCGTCGTTTGCGCATGCACAGGCATACGAACGAATGTATCCCGCCCACGACGTCGCCATAGCACGCGCCACGATACACTGGAACGGCGACACGGTGTTCATCCCTTCGTGCGATGGGTTGATTATGCGTTCGGTGGATGCTGGAAAAACGTGGGAGGATTTGCGGCCTGCGGGGCGCAACTGGTGTTTCTACAATTCGGCAAAAACCTCGCACGGGATTTTTCTCCTTGGCGAACCGACCTTCTGGGCGGATACGTCGCTTGCGCCGGGACATCTCGCAGCACTGCTGAAATACGATCCATTGAAGAATTCACTCGACATCGTCTCCATCCCCGTGCTACCGGGGACAGATTCCAGTTGGCTCAATTACGTGCAGTTCTACGATATCACGGCGCGCAACGATGCGCTCTTCCTCAGTCAGGCGGGGGTCCGGCCCGGTACGAGCATCCATCGTTCGCTGGACGGTGGAAAAAGCTGGGACCCCATCCCTCTTCCCGATTCGACCTACGTCCCGCGGAAATCGCCGCTGACCTGTTTCGACAGCACGCACCTCGCGGCAAATTTTTACAACGTGCTGCAAATCACTACGGATGCAGGCGCTACCTGGAATGCCAAAGCGGGGCTCGTCCCGTCCACATCAGAACTGTTTCGTGCGAATTACGATTGGCTCTCGGCGGATGAGTTCGTGACATACACAAAGGATGGCGATATCAAAAGAACCACCGACGGGGGCGACACCTGGACGCATCTCTGCTACCCTCCATTTCAGCAGGTCAGGCAGTTTATCGCAACTTCCGGTGGACGCGGATACGTGCTGGCCGAGCAAAAGCTGTATAGGACCGACGACGGCTTTTCAACGTTCATCAATCTGCTGCCGGATGAATATTTCAGTTATATATCGGTCCAGGGTCGCGATACTATCGTAGCCACACAGGACAACGATAATATATCGATCAGTCACGATGGAGGTGTGAGCTGGGAAATCAGTCGCAGGAATCCGCTATTCATTGAAACAATGCGCATGGCTTCCGCTGATCACGGCGTCATCTACGTCAAGGACTACGACAGCGGAACAAACGGCTATTACAGAACCTCGGACGGCTGGCGCACGATGGAATACGTCATGGACGAAGACGCCCCCGGCTTCTTGACGTGCCTGATCCATCCGATAACGAATA
Proteins encoded in this region:
- a CDS encoding flavin reductase family protein, yielding MSSDAYPGSMFSLTDHELYVVTARHEGRDNGQIATWIMPATLVPDHPRIVAVLSPQNFTHTLIAPTQRFAISMLCEEQYDLVPRFGLRSGRDGDKFDGVDIGRTASGLAVLTGGCGWADCRIVQSMDAGDRMLYLADIVEQQVYANRRPLRKQAAFSLQTTEVRAQLEEKHRRDGERDRALLRQFR
- a CDS encoding fatty acid desaturase; amino-acid sequence: MRQKTTYRWKGLLVAATVMSAWATALTGSLATGVEYMHTAVIPLLVLLITFLYTGLFITAHDAMHGTVAPTLPKLNNAIGRTCTLLYALFSFDLLLSKHREHHRHPASGGDPDFHDGRHAGLFRWYLHFFFTYVTWKQLLGMAIIFNLLKYAAEISDITILLFWVLPSLLSTFQLFFFGTYLPHREPAAGYTEPHRAVSSGYGVLLSFLTCYHFGYHLEHHAMPGVPWWRLPGSVEQRA
- a CDS encoding TlpA family protein disulfide reductase, with translation MKLFCLLLLALICIAVVPLRAQPKAPPFVFRSLDDTTRFISSESLEGKVYLVDFWATWCPPCVEALPELEHIHKEFSPRGFTIVSLSFDASDERVRSFRQKRFTMPWLHGRLNGGFNDIIALAFALENIPHYILVNRDGGIIAEGNDIHGERLRDLLREHVR
- a CDS encoding type II toxin-antitoxin system RelE/ParE family toxin, which encodes MPYRIEYYHARVKKVIESWPVGILADYLRMIELLAEFGRELRMQHTRALGDGLFELRPRGAEGDGRAFYCYISGQRIVLVHAVMKKSEKTM
- a CDS encoding helix-turn-helix domain-containing protein; the protein is MEYAIVKEILRARLRAGMTQQDVADAIGTTKSAVSRIESVREQTPSVATLMKYADAVDC